A single Capra hircus breed San Clemente chromosome 13, ASM170441v1, whole genome shotgun sequence DNA region contains:
- the CPXM1 gene encoding probable carboxypeptidase X1 has product MWGLLLALAAFAPAVEVDLGAPSTAVLGLATTKAPVPTPRSSPAQPSAGKKNGTSERHARIRVIKKKKIVMKKRKKLTHPRPPVTARPSVTTSPTGTLDLTEKQEPDCPPLGLESLRVSDNQLYASSSQSFGLGPHRGRLNIQSGLEDGDLFDGAWCAEQQDAEPWLQVDAGHLTRFSGIITQGRNSIWRYDWVTSYKVQFSNDSRTWWGSKNRSSGMDAVFPANSDPETPVLNLLPEPQVARFIRLLPQTWLQGGASCLRAEILACPVSDPNGLFPEVPVLGSSDSLDFRHHDYKAMRKLMKQVNEQCPNITRIYSIGRSHQGLKLYVMEMSDQPGEHELGEPEVRYVAGMHGNEALGRELLLLLMQFLCREFLRGDPRVTRLLTETRIHLLPSMNPDGYETAFRRGSELVGWAEGRWNHQGIDLNHNFADLNTPLWQAEDEGLVPDTVPNHHLPLPTYYTLPNATVAPETWAVIKWMQRIPFVLSANLHGGELVVSYPFDMTRTPWAARELTPTPDEAVFRWLSTVYAGSNRAMQDPDRRPCHSQDFSLYGSIINGADWHTVPGSMNDFSYLHTNCFEVTVELSCDKFPHENELPQEWENNKDALLTYLEQVRMGIAGVVRDKDTELGIADAVISVDGINHDVTTAWGGDYWRLLTPGDYMVTASAEGYHTVTRSCRVTFEEGPVPCNFRLTKTPKQRLRELLAAGAKVPPDLRRRLERLRGQKN; this is encoded by the exons ATGTGGGGTCTCCTGCTCGCCTTGGCCGCCTTCGCGCCTGCCGTCGAGGTGGATCTAGGGGCGCCCAGCACCGCAGTGCTGGGCCTGGCGACCACCAAGGCCCCGGTCCCGACCCCCCGTAGCAGCCCGGCTCAGCCGTCCGCGGGGAAGAAGAACG GGACTTCAGAACGGCATGCCCGGATTCGAgtcatcaagaagaaaaagattgTCATGAAGAAGCGAAAGAAGCTAACTCACCCCAGACCCCCAGTGACTGCCAGGCCTTCAGTGACCACCAGCCCTACAGGGACCCTTGACCTCACTGAGAAGCAAGAACCAG ACTGTCCCCCTTTGGGCCTGGAGTCCCTGCGAGTTTCAGATAACCAGCTCTACGCATCTAGCAGCCAATCCTTTGGTCTTGGACCACACAGAGGACGGCTCAACATCCAG TCAGGCCTGGAAGATGGTGATCTTTTTGATGGGGCCTGGTGTGCCGAGCAGCAGGATGCTGAGCCATGGCTTCAGGTGGATGCTGGACACCTCACCCGCTTCTCGGGCATTATCACACAGGGCAGGAACTCCATCTGGAG GTATGACTGGGTCACTTCATACAAAGTCCAGTTCAGCAATGACAGTCGGACCTGGTGGGGGAGTAAGAATCGCAGCAGCGGGATGGATGCG GTATTTCCTGCCAATTCGGATCCAGAGACACCAGTGCTAAATCTCCTGCCTGAGCCCCAGGTGGCCCGTTTCATTCGCCTGCTGCCCCAGACCTGGCTCCAGGGAGGTGCATCTTGCCTCCGGGCAGAGATCCTGGCCTGCCCAGTCTCAG ATCCCAATGGTCTgttccctgaggttcccgtgCTGGGATCCTCCGACTCACTAGACTTCCGGCATCATGATTATAAAGCCATGAGGAAG CTGATGAAGCAAGTGAACGAGCAATGCCCCAACATCACCCGCATCTACAGCATCGGGAGGAGCCACCAGGGCTTGAAGCTGTATGTGATGGAAATGTCGGACCAGCCCGGGGAGCATGAGCTGG GAGAGCCTGAGGTACGCTATGTGGCCGGCATGCATGGGAATGAGGCCTTGGGGCGGGAGTTGCTCCTGCTTCTAATGCAGTTCCTGTGTCGTGAGTTCCTGAGAGGGGACCCGAGAGTGACCCGGCTGCTCACCGAGACGCGCATTCACCTGCTGCCCTCCATGAATCCTGACGGCTATGAGACTGCCTTCCGCCGG GGCTCAGAGCTGGTGGGCTGGGCAGAGGGCCGCTGGAACCATCAGGGCATTGATCTTAACCATAATTTTGCTGACCTCAACACACCACTGTGGCAAGCAGAAGATGAAGGGCTGGTACCTGACACTGTCCCCAACCATCACCTGCCACTGCCCACTTACTACACTCTGCCCAATGCCACT GTGGCTCCTGAAACATGGGCAGTGATCAAGTGGATGCAGCGGATCCCTTTTGTGCTAAGTGCCAACCTCCATGGGGGTGAGCTCGTGGTATCCTACCCCTTCGACATGACTCGGACTCCGTGGGCTGCCCGCGAACTCACGCCCACCCCGGATGAGGCTGTGTTTCGCTGGCTCAGCACTGTCTATGCGGGCTCTAATCGGGCCATGCAGGACCCAGATCGACGACCCTGCCACAGCCAGGACTTCTCCCTGTATGGCAGCATCATCAACGGGGCTGACTGGCACACAGTTCCTGGGA GCATGAATGACTTCAGCTACCTACACACCAACTGCTTTGAGGTCACTGTGGAGCTGTCCTGTGACAAATTCCCTCATGAGAACGAGCTGCCCCAGGAGTGGGAGAACAACAAAGATGCCCTTCTCACCTACCTGGAACAG GTGCGCATGGGCATTGCTGGAGTTGTGAGGGACAAAGACACAGAGCTTGGGATTGCTGATGCTGTCATTTCTGTAGATGGGATTAACCATGACGTAACAACAG CATGGGGCGGGGATTATTGGCGCCTGCTGACCCCAGGGGACTACATGGTGACTGCCAGCGCAGAGGGCTACCACACAGTGACACGGAGCTGCCGGGTCACCTTTGAAGAGGGCCCTGTGCCCTGCAATTTCCGCCTCACCAAGACTCCCAAACAGAGACTTCGAGAGCTGCTGGCAGCTGGGGCCAAGGTGCCCCCGGACCTTCGGAGGCGGCTGGAACGGCTGAGGGGACAGAAGAATTAA